In Vitis riparia cultivar Riparia Gloire de Montpellier isolate 1030 chromosome 19, EGFV_Vit.rip_1.0, whole genome shotgun sequence, the following proteins share a genomic window:
- the LOC117909035 gene encoding disease resistance protein SUMM2-like — protein sequence MEYVEAVLTSIGLLKDMWPSISKCFNYHKILDKNCKTLKEKMERLKSREQDVKIELQNAQYQRKKEKKEVENWLKEVQNMKDDLERMEQEVGKGRIFSRLGFLRQSEEHIEKIDELLERGRFPEGILIDVLRDEGRALLTTQLIGETTTKRNLEKIWTCLEKDEIQSIGVWGMGGIGKTTIVTHIHNLLLEKKDTFGLVYWVTVSKDSSIRKLQDVIAEKINLDLSKEEDERLRSALLFEALQKEKKFVLIFDDVWEVYPPREVGIPIGVDGGKLIITTRSREVCLKMGCKEIIKVEPLYEEEAWELFNKTLERYNALSQKEEKIAKDIVKECAGLPLAIVTTARSMSVAYDIAEWRNALNELREHVKGHTINMENDVFKILEFSYNCLNDEKIQECLLYCALFPEDYKIRRVLLIRYWIVEGLVEEMGSRQAERDRGHAILNKLENVCLLEKCENGKCVKMHDVIRDMAINITRKNSRFMVKTGRNLEDLPSEIEWSNNVERVSLMDSHLSTLIFVPNCPKLSTFFL from the coding sequence ATGGAGTACGTGGAAGCAGTGCTAACAAGCATTGGGCTATTGAAGGATATGTGGCCCTCCATTTCTAAGTGCTTCAACTATCACAAAATTCTTGATAAGAATTGCAAAACTCtcaaagagaaaatggagagattgaagagtCGTGAACAAGATGTCAAAATTGAATTACAAAATGCACAATATCAgcgaaagaaagaaaaaaaagaagttgaaaattgGTTGAAAGAAGTGCAAAATATGAAAGATGATCTGGAAAGGATGGAGCAAGAAGTTGGAAAGGGAAGAATTTTCTCAAGATTGGGGTTTCTAAGGCAGTCTGAAGAGCATATAGAAAAAATAGATGAGCTACTTGAACGCGGTAGATTTCCTGAAGGGATTTTGATTGATGTACTTCGAGATGAAGGAAGGGCATTGTTAACAACACAACTAATAGGTGAAACTACaaccaaaagaaatttggagaagaTTTGGACATGCTTAGAGAAAGATGAAATCCAAAGCATTGGAGTTTGGGGAATGGGGGGGATCGGCAAAACAACTATTGTTACTCATATTCACAATCtccttttggaaaaaaaagatACTTTCGGCCTTGTCTATTGGGTGACTGTATCAAAAGATTCAAGCATTCGCAAGTTACAAGATGTTATTgctgagaaaataaatttagatttatcaaaagaagaagatgaaaggtTAAGATCTGCTTTATTATTTGAAGCACtgcagaaagaaaagaaatttgttcTTATATTTGATGATGTATGGGAGGTTTATCCACCACGAGAGGTTGGGATTCCAATTGGAGTTGATGGAGGAAAACTCATAATAACCACCAGATCAAGGGAAGTGTGCTTAAAAATGGGGTGCAAAGAAATCATCAAAGTGGAGCCTCTTTATGAGGAAGAAGCGTGGGAGCTTTTCAACAAAACACTTGAACGATACAATGCACTTagccaaaaagaagaaaaaatagccAAGGATATTGTCAAGGAATGTGCGGGTTTACCTCTTGCCATCGTCACAACAGCTAGAAGTATGAGTGTTGCATATGACATTGCTGAATGGAGGAATGCATTGAATGAATTGAGGGAACATGTTAAAGGGCACACAATTAACATGGAAAATgatgtatttaaaatattggaattcaGCTACAATTGcttgaatgatgaaaaaattcaagaatGTTTGTTGTATTGTGCATTGTTTCCCGAAGATTATAAGATTAGAAGGGTGTTGTTGATCAGATATTGGATTGTTGAGGGACTTGTAGAAGAAATGGGAAGTAGGCAAGCAGAGCGTGATAGAGGGCATGCTATACTGAACAAACTTgaaaatgtgtgtttgttggaaaAATGTGAGAATGGAAAATGTGTAAAGATGCATGATGTGATCAGGGACATGGCCATCAACATAACAAGAAAGAATTCTCGATTCATGGTGAAAACTGGAAGAAATCTGGAAGATTTGCCAAGCGAGATAGAATGGTCAAATAATGTAGAAAGAGTTTCATTAATGGATAGCCATCTTTCAACTTTGATATTTGTACCAAATTGCCCTAAGCTTTCCaccttttttctttaa